Proteins encoded in a region of the Acidobacteriota bacterium genome:
- a CDS encoding VWA domain-containing protein encodes MLCKNLFKTAFSLFILISAAIAATAQTPTATPPIDDDEPIRIDSRLIVVPVSVVDASGLPVTGLTQSDFQISEEGRRQQIESVGSAESVPLDIALLFDVSASTDTMFRFQQETAVKFLKDVLRAEDRAAIFTIGERALLVSGLAQAGPATESVLAIPVERAKQPTAFFDSVRAAADYLRENSQSGRRRVIVVISDGEDNYSLGVQRAQRTAERRVVENRPDPDLKRLGQIIQTAQQTAKVTERQKVLRALQDADTVMYAVNPAGSSYRLNQISVFGQENMQIFADETGGTAFLPNFGPIDTNDNYLNGNNRRKNTELLEQIFRQLGNELRAQYLIQYYSDATYPDGKLVKLSVGLGTRPAARVRARQGYYVRN; translated from the coding sequence ATGCTCTGCAAAAATCTCTTCAAAACCGCATTCTCTCTCTTTATTTTGATCTCGGCCGCTATTGCCGCGACGGCCCAAACGCCGACCGCGACGCCGCCGATAGATGACGACGAACCGATCCGCATCGATTCGCGGCTGATCGTCGTGCCGGTTTCGGTCGTCGATGCGAGCGGGCTGCCGGTGACGGGGCTGACGCAAAGCGATTTTCAAATCAGCGAAGAGGGCCGGCGGCAGCAGATCGAATCGGTCGGTAGCGCGGAGAGCGTTCCGCTTGATATCGCACTGCTATTTGACGTCTCGGCAAGCACCGACACGATGTTCCGCTTTCAGCAGGAAACGGCCGTCAAGTTTTTGAAGGATGTATTGCGGGCCGAGGACCGGGCCGCCATTTTCACTATCGGTGAACGGGCGCTTCTCGTTAGCGGGCTTGCCCAGGCCGGCCCGGCAACCGAGAGCGTGCTCGCCATACCGGTTGAGCGTGCCAAGCAGCCGACGGCGTTCTTTGATTCGGTCCGTGCGGCGGCCGATTATCTTCGCGAAAATTCGCAGTCCGGCCGGCGGCGCGTGATCGTCGTTATCTCCGATGGCGAGGACAACTACAGCCTCGGTGTGCAGCGGGCACAGCGGACCGCCGAACGCCGCGTTGTTGAGAACCGGCCCGACCCCGACCTCAAACGGCTCGGCCAGATCATCCAAACGGCACAGCAGACCGCCAAGGTCACCGAGCGGCAGAAGGTGCTCCGTGCGCTTCAGGACGCCGACACCGTTATGTACGCCGTAAACCCGGCGGGCAGCTCCTATCGGCTGAACCAGATCAGCGTCTTCGGCCAGGAGAACATGCAGATCTTTGCCGATGAGACCGGCGGCACCGCGTTTCTGCCGAACTTTGGCCCGATCGACACCAACGACAATTACCTCAACGGCAACAACCGCCGCAAAAACACCGAACTGCTCGAGCAGATCTTCCGCCAGCTCGGCAACGAACTCCGCGCCCAGTACCTGATCCAATATTACTCAGACGCGACGTACCCCGACGGCAAGCTCGTAAAACTCTCCGTAGGCCTCGGCACCCGCCCGGCCGCCCGAGTCCGCGCCCGCCAAGGCTACTACGTCCGAAACTAA
- a CDS encoding OmpA family protein: MKRISVLFMALAIGVVGAVAQDAQLRNLVNGQKYDIKGTIVSKEDDNTFIVRDTVGVDTRVVVAPNASVRANATFGSGDRFPAASLVRGLNLSVEGRGDANGSLAATKIRFDKSNLQTAQSIDSRVAPAEERLTAAEENAKRVSGQIDELMAISNAARGGAQAAQDTADAAVAGVNATNERISALDEYVVQSSATINFRVNSAVLSPEGKQQLDEVAAAAATLRGYVIEVTGFASAEGNARANKILSDRRAQAVKDYLIMTHNIPLRRIGNSYGYGIANPIAENTTREGREANRRVEVKLLVSRGLNQNVEVRSTANDGN, translated from the coding sequence ATGAAAAGAATATCTGTTTTGTTTATGGCACTCGCCATCGGTGTTGTTGGTGCGGTCGCACAGGACGCACAGCTTCGCAATCTTGTTAACGGACAGAAGTATGACATCAAGGGCACGATCGTTTCGAAGGAAGATGACAATACGTTCATCGTCCGCGATACGGTTGGTGTCGATACGCGTGTCGTAGTTGCACCGAACGCAAGCGTCCGGGCAAATGCAACGTTTGGTTCGGGCGACCGCTTTCCGGCCGCTTCGCTCGTCCGCGGGCTGAACCTTTCAGTCGAAGGCCGCGGTGATGCCAATGGCAGCCTTGCCGCCACCAAGATCCGCTTTGATAAGAGCAATCTGCAGACGGCACAGTCGATCGATTCTCGCGTAGCTCCGGCCGAAGAAAGGCTGACGGCTGCGGAGGAAAATGCGAAACGTGTTTCCGGCCAGATCGATGAACTGATGGCCATCTCGAACGCCGCTCGCGGTGGTGCACAGGCCGCACAGGACACTGCCGATGCGGCGGTTGCCGGTGTCAATGCCACCAACGAACGCATCTCGGCTCTTGATGAATATGTCGTCCAGAGCTCGGCGACGATCAACTTCCGCGTCAACAGTGCAGTGCTTAGCCCTGAGGGCAAGCAGCAGCTCGACGAGGTTGCCGCAGCCGCCGCGACGCTTCGCGGATATGTTATCGAGGTGACCGGTTTTGCTTCGGCCGAGGGCAATGCTCGGGCGAACAAGATACTCAGCGACCGGCGTGCACAGGCAGTCAAAGACTACCTGATCATGACCCACAACATCCCGCTTCGCCGGATCGGTAATTCGTATGGCTACGGTATCGCCAACCCGATCGCCGAGAACACGACACGCGAAGGCCGCGAGGCCAACCGCCGCGTCGAGGTCAAGCTGCTCGTCAGCCGCGGACTCAACCAGAATGTTGAGGTTCGCTCGACCGCCAACGACGGCAACTAG